From Geovibrio ferrireducens, one genomic window encodes:
- a CDS encoding transglutaminase-like domain-containing protein, with protein sequence MRPKMLGLSLVLFLAAFAVFFLGGRKEIPVYKGEMPERYTRKGFQPYVKAVDKNSPQLRAIAAELTAGCADTECRAARVYAFVQQKVSYLSDPAGFELIQKPEETLALMAGDCEDLAILVSSLLWNIGVESQLVATDTHMYSRVCGIDRVRFENTVAEEYGSRLTVSDTRTFLPANTAWAVSFEGGSGRSEYTVEFSAAEPLNIYLFPDRKEFEKMTKNMDYKYYEACSAENSRGGTLTCYIEQGNVIGVRTFKASVLTFKAVKSASLSAALHFEEEGGELCIPLDAAIRGAQVLPGMGMNEDNITEKYVIDIR encoded by the coding sequence ATGCGCCCTAAAATGCTTGGTCTCTCGCTGGTGCTTTTTCTTGCAGCATTTGCCGTATTTTTTCTCGGCGGCAGGAAAGAAATTCCGGTATATAAGGGTGAAATGCCTGAAAGATATACGCGGAAAGGGTTTCAGCCTTATGTTAAAGCAGTGGATAAAAACAGCCCGCAGCTAAGGGCTATTGCCGCGGAGCTCACTGCCGGATGTGCTGATACCGAGTGCAGAGCGGCGAGGGTTTACGCCTTTGTTCAGCAGAAGGTCAGCTATCTGAGCGACCCGGCAGGATTTGAGCTTATTCAGAAACCGGAGGAAACTCTCGCACTGATGGCGGGTGACTGTGAGGATCTGGCTATCCTTGTTTCATCCCTGCTGTGGAACATAGGTGTGGAGAGCCAGCTTGTGGCGACCGACACCCACATGTACTCCAGAGTATGCGGAATAGACCGTGTAAGGTTTGAAAACACAGTGGCGGAGGAGTATGGAAGCAGACTCACCGTTTCTGACACAAGAACATTTCTGCCCGCAAACACCGCATGGGCTGTCTCATTTGAAGGAGGAAGCGGCCGGAGCGAATACACTGTGGAGTTTTCCGCGGCTGAACCTCTGAATATTTACCTTTTTCCTGACAGGAAAGAGTTTGAAAAGATGACAAAGAATATGGATTATAAATATTACGAAGCCTGCTCCGCAGAGAACAGCAGGGGCGGAACCCTCACATGCTATATCGAGCAGGGGAATGTGATAGGCGTGAGAACATTCAAGGCCTCTGTCCTCACATTCAAGGCGGTTAAATCAGCCTCACTTTCTGCGGCGCTGCATTTCGAGGAGGAGGGCGGGGAGCTCTGCATACCGCTTGACGCTGCCATACGAGGGGCGCAGGTTCTGCCCGGTATGGGTATGAACGAGGACAACATAACCGAAAAATACGTGATTGATATAAGGTAG